The following coding sequences are from one Candidatus Nitrosopumilus sp. SW window:
- a CDS encoding formyltransferase family protein has protein sequence MKLGIILTPDERSKAYLQKILKNQIFIDEILFMNDDRIEPHFSSEIVTKSKELGFDISKSVKSTLKKHNLNFYEFNFVDINHPLLVEYLSKSNTDVFIFTGGGILREDILKSGPKFVHLHPGIVPNYRGSTCFYYSIINEDSAGVTAYFMDKNIDTGNIIFQKKFSKPDYPFIDEVYDAHIRSETLVKVLQNNLIQKGEIRKQNPDDGETFHIIHPVLKHIAILRCIKN, from the coding sequence ATGAAGTTAGGAATTATTTTGACTCCTGATGAAAGATCAAAGGCATATCTACAAAAAATTTTAAAAAATCAAATTTTTATTGATGAAATTTTATTTATGAATGATGATAGAATTGAACCTCACTTTTCTAGTGAAATTGTTACCAAATCAAAAGAATTAGGATTTGATATCTCCAAATCAGTAAAATCCACATTGAAAAAGCATAATCTAAATTTTTATGAATTTAATTTTGTTGATATCAACCATCCTCTTCTTGTAGAATACTTGTCAAAATCAAATACGGATGTTTTTATTTTTACAGGAGGGGGCATTTTAAGGGAAGACATTCTAAAATCGGGTCCAAAGTTTGTTCATCTGCATCCTGGAATTGTGCCAAATTATAGGGGTAGTACGTGTTTTTACTATAGCATAATCAATGAAGACTCTGCAGGAGTTACAGCATATTTTATGGATAAAAATATAGATACTGGAAACATAATTTTCCAAAAAAAATTTTCAAAACCCGACTATCCATTTATTGATGAAGTATATGATGCGCACATAAGATCTGAAACACTTGTTAAAGTCTTACAAAATAATTTGATTCAAAAAGGTGAAATTAGAAAACAAAATCCTGATGATGGTGAAACGTTTCACATCATTCACCCTGTTTTAAAGCATATTGCAATTTTAAGATGTATTAAAAATTAA